In Candidatus Limnocylindrales bacterium, a single window of DNA contains:
- the coxB gene encoding cytochrome c oxidase subunit II: MLSWLPENISTYGGDIDSLMYHIYYITGVWFFLTYGVIIVFLLRYRRQEGQKAAYVRGDSLTQAGWLLVPLLIVLALDLWIDFQGSEVWAKIKIDAPSSDLLVGVTGKQFNWEIAYPGPDGKLGTADDLEMENELHVPVNKVVHVVLRSKDVIHSFFLPNLRLKQDVMPGRTIEAWFEATKPGRYPLPCAELCGFGHSGMEGSLIVHSLDEYEKWVQKNWPHKP, encoded by the coding sequence ATGTTAAGCTGGTTACCGGAGAATATTTCCACTTACGGAGGGGATATTGATTCCCTTATGTATCACATCTATTACATCACGGGCGTATGGTTTTTCTTAACTTATGGGGTGATTATTGTTTTTTTGCTCCGATATCGTCGCCAAGAGGGTCAGAAGGCAGCCTACGTCCGGGGGGATAGTCTGACGCAGGCCGGCTGGCTACTTGTTCCTCTCTTGATCGTACTGGCTCTGGATCTGTGGATTGATTTTCAGGGTTCGGAGGTTTGGGCCAAGATCAAGATTGATGCGCCGTCCAGCGACCTGCTGGTAGGAGTCACCGGGAAGCAGTTCAATTGGGAGATCGCGTATCCAGGACCAGATGGAAAATTAGGAACGGCAGATGATCTTGAGATGGAGAACGAACTGCATGTTCCGGTGAATAAGGTTGTACACGTGGTCCTCAGGTCAAAAGACGTCATTCATAGTTTCTTTCTCCCGAATCTTCGCCTCAAGCAGGATGTGATGCCGGGACGAACTATTGAAGCCTGGTTTGAGGCAACAAAGCCAGGTCGTTATCCCCTGCCTTGCGCCGAACTATGTGGTTTTGGACATTCCGGTATGGAAGGTTCTTTAATTGTGCATTCTCTCGATGAATATGAGAAATGGGTACAGAAAAACTGGCCCCATAAACCCTGA
- a CDS encoding PAS domain S-box protein: MKRRTVFRLPKSLYGAVFESAEVAFSILDSEFTILEVNRQTCELYGYRREEILGRKINILFPAEVDPISLLHQSLFGTRKNHFEIEALRKDGARIPVLILAHAMDTPEGKYILLSSKDLIRERQIEEEIRRNEHHLRNILNSLLVFVGVLTPDGVLIEVNQTALEAALLKPEEVIGKFFEETYWWSYSPLIQVQLRAAIQRAAQGEKSRYDVVMRVGEGHFITVDFALVPEFDPAGQVSHLIASAVDITERKQVEEALRQSEERARAIVDTSVDGIITIDERGSIELFNKAAERIFGYRAEEVIGQNVSILMPPPYREEHNRYMRNYLETGKKKIIGIGREVLGQHKDGTTFPIDLAVSEVHLGNRRIFTGIVRDITERKRAEEQLREQATLLNQAQDAIVVRDLKHRVLFWNKSAERIYGWTAAEVIGKNIQELLYRGDLSQFEEAHRTLMEKGEWRGELKQLTKDGKEIIVEGHWALVRDDKGLPKSVLVINTDVTEKKKLEAQFLRAQRMESLGTLAGGIAHDLNNVLAPILMAIKLLQRKFTDEQSQRLLATLRSSAERGAGIINQLLSFARGAEGEHIVLQPRHLIKEIEKILKETLPKSIQIHTIIPEDLWSIHGDATQLYQVLMNLCVNARDAMPKGGKLTLEAENIQLDASYARMHLEAKSGPFVLITVTDTGVGIPASILDKIFEPFFTTKEHGQGTGLGLSTALGIVKGHGGFINVYSEIGKGTRFKIYLPAIKTEGTEQREEKHPELPMGHGELILVVDDEVPIQEVTKETLESYGYKVLTASDGAEAVALYAENKEKIQVVLLDMMMPYMDGPATIRALQKLNPQVKIIAASGLKMNGKAVEMAEGGIKTFLSKPYTAEKLLKTLAEVLNSR, encoded by the coding sequence ATGAAACGACGAACTGTTTTCCGCCTTCCTAAGAGCCTCTACGGTGCGGTTTTTGAAAGTGCAGAGGTTGCCTTCTCTATACTGGATTCTGAGTTTACCATCCTGGAAGTGAATCGCCAGACATGCGAATTGTACGGTTACAGGCGAGAAGAGATATTGGGACGAAAGATAAATATTCTGTTTCCAGCCGAAGTAGACCCCATCTCTCTGCTTCATCAATCCTTGTTTGGGACCAGGAAGAACCACTTTGAAATAGAAGCCCTAAGAAAAGATGGAGCCAGAATTCCTGTATTGATCCTGGCCCATGCCATGGACACACCAGAAGGGAAGTATATTCTTCTTTCTTCAAAGGATCTTATCAGGGAGAGACAAATAGAAGAGGAAATACGGAGAAATGAACACCATCTGAGGAATATTCTCAACAGTTTGTTGGTATTCGTCGGTGTGTTGACCCCCGATGGAGTACTCATCGAAGTCAATCAGACTGCGTTAGAGGCAGCTTTACTGAAGCCTGAGGAGGTCATCGGAAAATTCTTTGAAGAGACCTACTGGTGGTCTTACTCGCCTCTCATCCAGGTTCAACTTCGAGCGGCGATTCAACGGGCTGCCCAGGGAGAGAAATCCCGCTACGATGTTGTGATGCGTGTAGGAGAGGGTCATTTCATCACCGTGGACTTTGCTCTTGTTCCAGAGTTTGATCCGGCAGGACAGGTCAGTCATCTCATAGCCTCGGCTGTGGATATCACGGAACGGAAGCAGGTGGAGGAGGCCCTCAGGCAAAGTGAGGAAAGAGCCCGGGCCATTGTAGATACCAGCGTTGATGGAATCATTACCATCGATGAGAGGGGAAGTATTGAACTGTTCAATAAAGCAGCCGAACGGATATTTGGTTACCGGGCCGAAGAGGTCATAGGCCAAAATGTATCCATATTGATGCCGCCACCTTATCGGGAAGAACACAATCGATATATGAGGAATTATCTGGAAACAGGTAAGAAAAAGATTATTGGCATCGGTCGTGAGGTCCTAGGACAACATAAGGATGGGACGACATTCCCCATTGATCTGGCCGTAAGTGAAGTGCACCTGGGAAACAGACGGATATTTACCGGGATCGTGCGTGATATTACCGAACGTAAGCGGGCCGAGGAGCAATTACGTGAGCAGGCTACTCTGCTTAACCAGGCACAGGATGCCATTGTTGTTCGGGATTTAAAGCACCGGGTTCTTTTTTGGAATAAAAGTGCTGAACGTATCTACGGCTGGACAGCAGCAGAGGTTATCGGTAAGAATATTCAGGAACTTTTGTATCGAGGAGACCTCTCTCAATTTGAAGAAGCTCATCGGACATTGATGGAGAAAGGAGAATGGCGAGGGGAGTTGAAGCAATTAACCAAGGACGGCAAGGAGATTATAGTAGAAGGCCACTGGGCCCTGGTACGCGATGATAAAGGTCTACCTAAATCGGTCCTTGTCATCAATACGGACGTTACGGAGAAGAAAAAACTTGAAGCCCAATTTCTCAGGGCTCAGCGGATGGAGAGCCTTGGCACACTGGCAGGGGGAATTGCCCATGACCTGAACAACGTTTTGGCTCCAATCCTTATGGCGATTAAGCTTCTCCAGCGGAAGTTCACTGATGAGCAGAGTCAACGTTTACTTGCAACCCTTCGAAGCAGCGCCGAACGTGGGGCTGGCATAATCAATCAATTGCTTTCATTTGCCCGAGGGGCCGAAGGGGAACATATCGTGCTTCAACCCAGGCATTTAATCAAGGAAATAGAGAAAATTCTGAAGGAGACGTTGCCGAAATCGATTCAGATTCACACGATTATCCCAGAAGACCTGTGGTCCATCCATGGAGATGCAACCCAGTTGTATCAAGTCTTAATGAACCTTTGTGTTAATGCACGAGATGCCATGCCCAAAGGGGGTAAGCTGACCCTAGAAGCCGAGAATATACAGTTAGATGCAAGCTATGCCCGCATGCATCTGGAAGCCAAATCGGGTCCGTTTGTTCTTATCACTGTGACCGATACCGGAGTGGGAATCCCGGCTTCCATTCTGGATAAGATTTTCGAACCTTTTTTTACTACCAAAGAACATGGTCAGGGGACGGGGTTGGGATTGTCCACGGCTTTAGGGATTGTGAAAGGTCATGGTGGATTTATCAATGTTTATAGTGAGATAGGAAAAGGGACCCGGTTCAAAATCTATCTACCTGCGATAAAGACGGAGGGGACGGAGCAAAGGGAAGAAAAGCATCCCGAGTTACCGATGGGCCACGGAGAGTTAATTCTGGTAGTCGATGATGAGGTACCGATCCAGGAGGTTACCAAAGAGACGCTGGAGAGCTATGGCTATAAGGTGTTGACGGCAAGTGACGGTGCCGAGGCGGTAGCGCTGTACGCAGAGAACAAAGAGAAAATTCAGGTGGTACTCCTGGACATGATGATGCCGTATATGGATGGTCCTGCGACGATTCGAGCGTTACAGAAGCTTAATCCACAGGTCAAAATCATAGCTGCCAGTGGATTGAAGATGAATGGGAAAGCAGTTGAAATGGCCGAAGGAGGCATTAAAACATTTTTGTCAAAGCCGTACACTGCAGAAAAGCTCTTGAAAACCCTGGCAGAGGTCCTCAACTCCAGGTAA
- a CDS encoding branched-chain amino acid ABC transporter permease, with protein MAFLFLQFLNGLNYGMVLSLISSGLSLVFGVLGVLNFAHGSLYMLGAYGAFTFLQYFQNLSMGFWLALLLSVLSVGIIGGIIEIVFLRPVYRRPHAYQLLLTYGLILILDDLVKMTWGTDYKVVPKPQALSGSVKFFGDAYPAYDLFIIFLGPLVALGLWVLVYKTRLGMFIRAASLDREMTDALGINVPALFTLVFMLGSCLAALGGALVGPIRTVSPGMGINIIIDAFVVVIVGGLGNLQGAFLGSLIIGQLESFGILIIPRFNIAFIFILTAIILITRPQGLVGKARI; from the coding sequence ATGGCCTTTCTCTTCCTTCAGTTCCTAAACGGGCTTAACTATGGGATGGTCTTGTCTTTGATTTCATCTGGATTAAGCCTGGTATTCGGAGTTCTCGGCGTTTTGAATTTTGCCCATGGTTCCTTATATATGTTGGGGGCTTATGGCGCTTTTACGTTTCTTCAATACTTCCAGAATCTTTCCATGGGATTCTGGCTTGCCCTTTTGCTGTCGGTTCTAAGTGTAGGAATCATAGGTGGGATTATCGAAATTGTCTTCCTCCGACCCGTTTATCGCCGCCCCCATGCCTATCAACTTCTTTTGACCTACGGATTGATTCTCATCCTGGACGATTTAGTAAAAATGACCTGGGGGACCGATTATAAAGTTGTTCCAAAGCCTCAGGCTCTGTCGGGATCTGTAAAATTTTTTGGAGACGCCTACCCGGCCTACGACCTGTTTATCATCTTCCTAGGCCCCCTGGTAGCCCTGGGACTCTGGGTGCTCGTCTATAAAACCAGGTTGGGGATGTTTATTCGGGCTGCTTCCTTAGATCGGGAAATGACCGATGCCCTCGGGATCAATGTTCCCGCCTTATTTACCCTGGTATTTATGCTGGGCTCTTGTCTGGCTGCACTGGGTGGTGCACTGGTTGGCCCCATTCGGACGGTTTCTCCCGGTATGGGAATCAATATCATTATCGATGCCTTTGTGGTAGTCATTGTAGGCGGACTGGGAAATTTACAAGGGGCTTTTCTGGGCTCTTTAATCATAGGTCAGTTGGAATCTTTCGGAATTTTGATTATCCCCCGATTTAATATTGCTTTCATTTTTATTTTGACGGCGATTATCTTAATTACAAGACCTCAAGGATTGGTTGGAAAAGCAAGGATTTAA
- a CDS encoding ABC transporter substrate-binding protein, translating into MSIKTVKCFIAVISAIAFLSASFLPGQSAAQDQSPIKIGGLAILSGPLSGYGKTGPMGAELAVKEINAKGGILGRKVEYIVRDDEAKPDTGVRQARRLILEDKVNFLIGVTSSAVLLAVMEIAKENKTILVGTDAATARATGEKCNKYFFRTSNNAAQDSRSAAFIMAEKPYKKWAVIAPDYEYGHSMWDNFIGTLKKLKPDVEVVAEAWPKLNAEDYSPYITQVLQAQPEAVFSALWSAGNINFVKQAKPHGFFDKIQLFAIGAGLMYEVVKTLGNEIPFDKYWGSSRYFPFAEDKLIPDTPKNREFIEAYKAAYGDYPEYLAEETYAGIYFIKAMVEKAGSLDVEALIKAGEGLSFEAPEGTKYIRPEDHQVVEDVVWGRLGPSKKYPFPALVEYVIVPGSKATPPVEETGCKMQ; encoded by the coding sequence ATGTCTATAAAAACCGTTAAATGCTTTATTGCTGTTATATCGGCTATTGCTTTTCTTTCAGCAAGTTTCTTACCCGGCCAAAGCGCAGCACAGGATCAGTCTCCTATTAAGATTGGTGGTCTGGCCATTCTATCAGGTCCTCTTTCAGGTTACGGGAAAACAGGCCCCATGGGAGCCGAACTGGCCGTTAAGGAAATCAATGCGAAAGGAGGGATTTTAGGAAGAAAGGTAGAGTATATCGTTCGAGATGATGAAGCCAAACCTGATACCGGCGTACGACAGGCCAGAAGGTTAATTCTGGAAGATAAAGTCAATTTTCTGATAGGGGTCACCAGCAGCGCAGTACTTTTGGCAGTTATGGAGATTGCTAAGGAGAACAAAACCATTCTGGTTGGAACGGATGCAGCTACGGCCCGGGCTACCGGTGAAAAATGCAATAAGTATTTTTTCAGAACCTCTAACAATGCCGCTCAGGATTCTCGATCTGCGGCTTTTATTATGGCCGAAAAACCTTATAAGAAATGGGCCGTCATAGCTCCGGATTATGAGTACGGTCATTCCATGTGGGATAATTTCATAGGGACTTTGAAAAAACTTAAACCGGATGTGGAAGTAGTAGCAGAGGCCTGGCCCAAGTTAAACGCAGAAGATTACTCGCCTTATATTACCCAGGTCCTTCAAGCCCAACCGGAAGCAGTTTTCTCAGCCCTTTGGTCTGCAGGAAATATTAACTTTGTTAAACAGGCCAAACCCCATGGTTTCTTTGACAAAATTCAGTTGTTTGCCATCGGGGCCGGACTTATGTATGAAGTCGTTAAAACCCTGGGCAACGAAATTCCCTTTGATAAGTATTGGGGAAGTAGCCGCTACTTTCCCTTCGCCGAGGATAAATTAATTCCCGATACGCCCAAAAATCGAGAGTTTATAGAAGCCTATAAAGCAGCTTATGGGGATTACCCCGAGTATCTTGCTGAAGAAACTTATGCCGGGATCTATTTTATCAAAGCCATGGTAGAAAAAGCAGGTAGTCTCGATGTAGAGGCACTGATCAAAGCCGGAGAAGGGCTTAGTTTTGAAGCTCCGGAAGGTACAAAATACATCCGACCGGAAGATCATCAAGTCGTAGAAGATGTGGTCTGGGGACGGTTAGGGCCCAGTAAAAAATACCCCTTCCCAGCATTGGTCGAGTACGTAATCGTTCCGGGTTCGAAGGCAACTCCGCCGGTAGAGGAAACAGGGTGTAAGATGCAGTAA
- a CDS encoding sigma-54 dependent transcriptional regulator, whose protein sequence is MNSPKILIVDDNKEMALTLSLLFENHGYMTLVALSGNEALETLKGQEDIGLALVDLMMPLLDGITLMERIKEVDSDITVIIMTGYGTIQTAVEAIKRGADDYILKPFDEDMILKKVGRAMEMYELKKKVVQLQDLLDGASGFEEPIATSRAMRGVMEKVVAASRSDVPVLLVGETGTGKEVLARMIHRRSRRRDKPFVPINCGALPQELIESELFGYKKGAFTGALHDHKGLFVTASGGTLFLDEISEMPKDAQVKLLRVLQDRRVRALGETREVEVDVRILSASNRPVEELKGRWIREDLYYRISTLTILIPPLRERREDIPLLVERFLRKYGEKYGHKLKLEKEALGLLMDYSFPGNVRELEHIIEGIAATADDQRSVTVQDLKSVLKGASSEESLEGRKGVPLYHASTLSLEKLERFAIEQALRIAEGNKSRAAEILGISRDSLYRKMKQYGISA, encoded by the coding sequence ATGAACTCTCCTAAAATTTTAATCGTCGATGACAACAAAGAAATGGCCCTCACCCTCTCCCTCCTCTTCGAAAACCACGGTTACATGACCCTGGTAGCTCTATCCGGGAACGAAGCCCTTGAGACTCTCAAGGGTCAGGAGGATATCGGCCTGGCCCTTGTGGATCTGATGATGCCTCTGCTGGATGGGATTACCCTCATGGAGAGGATCAAAGAAGTAGATTCCGACATCACTGTCATTATCATGACCGGCTATGGAACCATCCAGACCGCTGTGGAAGCCATCAAGCGAGGAGCTGATGACTACATTTTGAAACCCTTCGATGAGGATATGATCTTGAAGAAGGTGGGTCGGGCCATGGAGATGTACGAGCTGAAGAAGAAAGTGGTCCAACTTCAGGATCTGCTGGATGGTGCTTCGGGGTTTGAGGAACCCATAGCAACCTCAAGGGCCATGCGAGGGGTTATGGAAAAGGTGGTTGCAGCTTCTCGGTCCGATGTTCCGGTGTTACTCGTTGGAGAGACGGGTACCGGTAAGGAGGTTTTGGCCAGAATGATCCATCGCCGGAGTCGGAGGCGGGATAAACCCTTTGTACCCATCAACTGTGGCGCCTTACCCCAAGAGTTGATCGAGAGCGAACTTTTTGGATACAAGAAGGGAGCCTTTACCGGGGCTTTACACGATCATAAGGGGCTCTTTGTAACGGCCAGTGGAGGGACTTTGTTTTTAGATGAGATCAGCGAGATGCCTAAAGATGCCCAGGTGAAGCTGCTTCGAGTTCTTCAGGATAGAAGAGTTCGGGCTCTTGGAGAGACGCGAGAAGTGGAAGTAGATGTACGGATCTTATCCGCTTCTAATCGTCCGGTGGAAGAGCTTAAAGGTCGATGGATCCGTGAGGATCTGTATTATCGAATTTCAACATTGACGATTCTGATCCCACCTCTTCGAGAAAGGCGGGAGGATATTCCGTTACTTGTGGAGAGGTTTTTGAGAAAGTACGGAGAGAAGTACGGACATAAATTAAAGTTAGAAAAAGAGGCCCTCGGTCTCCTGATGGATTATTCATTTCCTGGGAACGTGCGGGAGTTAGAGCATATTATTGAAGGGATTGCAGCCACAGCCGATGACCAGAGGAGTGTGACGGTCCAGGATCTTAAATCTGTGTTAAAGGGAGCTTCTTCAGAAGAAAGCTTAGAGGGCCGGAAAGGTGTTCCCCTTTACCATGCTTCAACCCTTTCCCTGGAGAAGCTGGAGAGGTTTGCCATTGAGCAGGCCTTGCGAATAGCTGAAGGGAATAAATCCAGGGCGGCTGAGATTTTGGGAATTTCTCGAGATTCCCTCTACCGAAAGATGAAGCAGTATGGAATTTCTGCTTGA
- a CDS encoding VIT1/CCC1 transporter family protein, whose protein sequence is MNFNYRRKELEAEHIPEAIAQRLAAKKKHSYLGDAVLGAIDGCVTTFAVVSGVVGANLPQGIAMILGLANLLADGFSMAVSNYQRAKSDKEQTERARRIEEKHIDEVPEGEREEIRQIFSRKGFEGLVLDEIVQVITRDRRRWVDTMLTEELGLQLESPAPLKAGIVTFIGFFLAGLIPLLPFLLATYLTGQGIFFMSISATGLSFFLIGVLKGWVLDRPLLISGLETLLVGGCAATLAYLVGVWLRDFAGTF, encoded by the coding sequence ATGAACTTTAACTATCGCCGCAAAGAACTCGAGGCGGAACATATTCCCGAAGCCATAGCACAACGACTGGCAGCTAAAAAGAAGCATAGCTATCTGGGTGATGCAGTTCTGGGAGCTATCGATGGTTGTGTCACAACATTCGCTGTTGTGTCAGGTGTGGTGGGTGCAAACCTTCCCCAGGGTATAGCCATGATACTCGGTCTGGCTAATTTGCTGGCGGATGGCTTTAGCATGGCTGTCAGCAACTACCAACGGGCCAAGAGTGATAAAGAGCAAACAGAGAGGGCTCGTCGAATAGAAGAAAAACATATCGATGAGGTTCCAGAGGGGGAGCGTGAAGAGATACGGCAGATCTTCTCCCGCAAAGGCTTTGAAGGGCTTGTCCTTGATGAAATTGTTCAGGTCATTACCCGGGATCGTAGGCGGTGGGTTGATACGATGCTCACCGAGGAACTAGGGCTTCAACTTGAGAGCCCAGCACCCCTCAAGGCAGGGATAGTCACATTTATCGGATTTTTCCTCGCCGGCCTGATTCCGCTCCTGCCATTTTTACTGGCAACGTACCTGACCGGACAGGGAATCTTTTTCATGAGTATTTCTGCGACAGGATTGTCATTCTTTCTGATTGGAGTCCTCAAAGGATGGGTGCTGGATCGCCCGCTTTTAATTTCAGGCTTGGAAACACTTCTGGTCGGTGGTTGTGCAGCAACTCTGGCTTACCTAGTGGGAGTCTGGTTAAGGGATTTCGCCGGGACTTTTTAA
- a CDS encoding branched-chain amino acid ABC transporter permease, which yields MKSSSFPLIGWLLFIGVWIYLPYWVSAFKLLLYIEILIMALLATSFNLLFGYTGLLSFGQAAYFGIGAYVCGLMLMKISSSFWLAILVGVIFATLSAFAIGFFCVRLTGIYFSMLTLAFGQMVYAIAFKWYDVTGGDNGLVGVPKPTVSFFGLISLDLASPLYYYYFVLVFFILSTFLLWKIVHSPLGYILRGIRENLERVNFSGLEVKKFQLIAFSIAGCFAGLAGALYAPFASTVSPDVVGWTKSAEPVLMTLLGGSEVFLGPILGSWLFLLLKDYIISHTDFWEIYFGVTLVFLVIFLPGGVMGFLRTLWSRIARGGRRIGV from the coding sequence TTGAAATCTTCCTCTTTCCCCCTGATCGGCTGGCTTCTATTCATAGGTGTGTGGATTTATTTGCCTTACTGGGTTTCCGCATTTAAACTTCTTCTTTATATTGAAATCCTCATCATGGCCCTTTTAGCCACCAGCTTTAATCTGCTGTTCGGCTATACAGGTCTCCTCTCCTTTGGACAGGCTGCTTACTTTGGTATCGGCGCTTATGTCTGTGGACTTATGTTGATGAAGATTTCTTCTTCCTTCTGGCTGGCCATTTTAGTGGGGGTTATTTTTGCAACCCTCTCGGCATTCGCTATAGGATTTTTCTGCGTACGATTGACCGGGATCTACTTTTCCATGCTGACCCTCGCCTTTGGTCAGATGGTTTATGCCATCGCTTTTAAATGGTACGATGTGACTGGTGGAGATAATGGCCTGGTGGGGGTTCCTAAACCCACTGTTAGCTTTTTTGGATTGATCTCCCTGGATTTGGCTTCTCCTCTGTATTATTATTATTTTGTCCTGGTCTTTTTTATCCTTTCTACCTTTCTGCTTTGGAAAATAGTACATTCTCCTCTGGGATATATATTACGGGGAATTCGAGAGAATTTAGAAAGGGTAAATTTCTCAGGTCTTGAAGTGAAAAAATTTCAATTGATCGCCTTTTCCATTGCAGGTTGCTTTGCTGGATTGGCCGGGGCGCTTTATGCACCCTTCGCCAGTACTGTATCCCCGGATGTGGTGGGCTGGACGAAATCTGCAGAGCCTGTTTTAATGACCCTTCTGGGCGGAAGTGAAGTATTTCTTGGTCCTATCTTGGGATCCTGGCTGTTTCTTCTGTTAAAAGATTATATCATCTCCCATACCGATTTCTGGGAAATTTACTTCGGTGTAACCCTTGTTTTCCTGGTCATTTTCTTACCCGGTGGAGTGATGGGATTCTTGAGAACTCTGTGGAGTAGAATAGCGCGAGGGGGTAGAAGGATAGGCGTGTAG
- a CDS encoding cbb3-type cytochrome c oxidase subunit I: MSNILGDVTQGTYHEEKGFWRTYVFSTDHKVIAKQYLALSLFWAVLGGFAAYLIRWQLAYPETAAPGASWIPEPFMYEGVVPPEFYNVLITMHGTIMVFFVAMPLLLAVFGNYLIPLMIGARDMAFPRLNMLSVWVFTLASLVLLISLFVPGGAASAGWTGYPPLSAKAIYTGVNWGMNLWIVAIALEFAAFLMGGINFLTTTLNMRAPGMTLFRLPLIVWMQITAGVVFMLSVGPLIAGAVMLLLDRVIGTTFYVPEGGGQPLLWQHLFWFFGHPEVYVILLPALGIILEILPVFSRKPIFGYRPIIYSTIVAGILSFIVWAHHQYVSGIDPRLAMPFSITTILISVPFALIVFALIATLWKGSISFPTPMLFALGTLGVFLIGGLTGIFVGSAPVDIYFHDTYFVVAHFHYTLFSAVFFGGFAGLYFWFPKMFGRMMNETLGKIHFVLTFILFNTTFFPMFFLGIGGMMRRIANPMQYEFLQPLQPINVFITGSAILLLISQGIFAINFFWSLFRGRIAGPNPWQANTLEWSTSSPPPHENFHKIPTVYRGPYEYSLPETAEDWLPQNQPELEEVKK, encoded by the coding sequence ATGAGTAATATTCTTGGGGATGTTACGCAAGGAACTTATCATGAGGAAAAGGGTTTCTGGCGTACGTATGTCTTTTCCACTGACCATAAGGTCATTGCCAAGCAGTATCTCGCTTTAAGCTTATTCTGGGCGGTCCTGGGTGGGTTTGCAGCATATCTGATCCGTTGGCAGCTCGCTTATCCTGAAACGGCGGCACCTGGGGCCAGTTGGATCCCGGAACCCTTCATGTATGAAGGAGTTGTTCCGCCCGAATTTTACAATGTGCTCATCACCATGCATGGGACGATTATGGTCTTTTTCGTAGCCATGCCCCTCCTCCTGGCGGTCTTCGGGAACTATCTTATCCCTCTGATGATTGGAGCTCGGGATATGGCCTTTCCCCGGCTCAACATGCTTTCTGTTTGGGTCTTTACCCTTGCGTCGCTGGTGTTGTTGATTTCTCTCTTTGTACCAGGAGGGGCTGCATCTGCAGGCTGGACCGGGTATCCACCCCTCTCTGCCAAGGCAATCTACACAGGTGTAAACTGGGGCATGAACCTCTGGATTGTGGCCATTGCCCTAGAGTTTGCCGCCTTCCTTATGGGAGGAATTAACTTTCTGACTACAACCCTCAATATGCGGGCACCTGGAATGACCCTCTTCCGTTTACCCCTCATCGTTTGGATGCAAATAACCGCAGGTGTTGTCTTCATGCTCTCTGTGGGACCCTTGATAGCTGGAGCTGTGATGCTTCTGCTAGATCGCGTGATAGGGACAACCTTTTATGTTCCGGAAGGTGGTGGACAACCTCTCCTGTGGCAACATCTGTTCTGGTTCTTCGGCCATCCAGAAGTTTATGTCATTCTTCTGCCTGCCCTTGGAATTATTCTGGAGATCTTACCTGTCTTCAGCCGAAAGCCGATTTTCGGTTATCGCCCAATTATCTACTCCACAATTGTGGCTGGCATCCTCAGCTTCATCGTCTGGGCACACCATCAATATGTAAGTGGTATAGACCCCCGACTTGCCATGCCTTTCAGCATTACTACCATTCTTATCTCTGTTCCCTTTGCCCTTATTGTATTTGCCCTGATCGCCACTCTGTGGAAAGGATCAATTAGCTTCCCAACCCCCATGCTCTTCGCCCTTGGTACTTTAGGAGTGTTTCTTATCGGAGGCTTAACGGGTATTTTTGTGGGTTCAGCACCTGTAGACATTTACTTCCATGATACCTACTTCGTCGTAGCCCATTTCCATTATACCCTTTTCAGTGCCGTGTTCTTTGGTGGATTTGCCGGACTCTACTTCTGGTTTCCAAAGATGTTTGGACGGATGATGAACGAGACACTGGGAAAAATCCACTTCGTGCTAACCTTTATTCTCTTCAACACCACCTTCTTCCCCATGTTCTTCCTGGGTATTGGAGGGATGATGCGACGGATTGCGAACCCGATGCAGTATGAGTTCTTGCAGCCGTTGCAACCCATCAACGTGTTCATCACCGGTTCTGCGATTCTTCTCCTGATTAGTCAGGGAATCTTCGCAATCAACTTCTTCTGGAGTCTGTTTCGTGGGAGAATAGCCGGACCAAATCCATGGCAGGCAAATACTTTAGAATGGAGTACCTCATCGCCACCACCCCACGAAAATTTCCATAAAATACCGACGGTCTACCGGGGTCCTTATGAGTATAGCTTACCTGAGACCGCCGAAGACTGGCTCCCCCAGAATCAACCTGAACTAGAGGAGGTAAAAAAATGA